In one Lycium barbarum isolate Lr01 chromosome 7, ASM1917538v2, whole genome shotgun sequence genomic region, the following are encoded:
- the LOC132603799 gene encoding uncharacterized protein LOC132603799 isoform X2, with the protein MIAVTVAQPQDGIQVVSCSKCRYQYELVSGNIISIESEEISMDISAWRRGLRFLPIKQNIPAAVHSIVVETPSGMARTHRFATETVDLPAQEGERVTIAVAAPPYVYREVGPLKLNPKAPNVYPGEPLCLTNHRDGRESPLLRAPKKDKSPSLLNPSILIPLLAVFATGDAASGMIDPNLPQIITVAAVSSITLGATLNRLVFPQFSKLPQRLVDTLAIRQQLLSQYDVLQSRIKELKESAENEVWMLARMCQLENKIFAVGEPAYRARRSRVKRVRESLESSLRRRIELIESYARISSIIEIEVEMDSDVLAAEAAGNAESIAEQIQQIMELENLEEKWKIQAEANDEAERLLSSESITTEKVSER; encoded by the exons ATGATTGCTGTTACTGTTGCTCAGCCACAAGATGGTATCCAG GTTGTGTCCTGTTCAAAATGCCGCTACCAGTATGAGCTTGTTTCAGGCAATATTATTAGTATAGAGTCAGAAGAAATTAG CATGGATATTTCTGCATGGAGAAGGGGACTAAGATTCCTGCCGATAAAGCAAAACATTCCAGCTGCTGTTCATTCGATTGTG GTGGAGACCCCATCTGGAATGGCACGAACACACAGATTTGCTACTGAAACAGTTGATCTTCCTGCACAAGAAGGCGAGAGAGTGACCATTGCTGTAGCAGCACCGCCATATGTTTACCGAGAGGTGGGTCCATTAAAGTTAAATCCAAAAGCTCCAAATGTTTACCCAGGAGAGCCTTTGTGCTTGACTAACCACAGAGATGGCCGTGAATCACCCTTACTAAGAGCACCCAAAAAAGATAAAAGCCCATCTTTGTTAAACCCTTCCATCCTGATTCCTCTTCTTGCTGTATTTGCCACTGGAGATGCTGCCTCTGGAATGATAGATCCCAACTTACCTCAGATTATAACGGTTGCTGCAGTTTCCTCAATCACTCTTGGGGCCACTTTAAACAGGCTGGTTTTCCCTCAATTCAGCAAG CTTCCTCAGAGATTAGTTGATACACTTGCCATCAGGCAGCAACTCTTATCTCAGTATGATGTGCTCCAATCACGGATAAAGGAGTTGAAAGAATCTGCTGAGAATGAG GTCTGGATGTTGGCTCGCATGTGCCAACTGGAAAACAAAATCTTTGCTGTTGGAGAACCTGCTTATCG GGCCCGGAGAAGTAGAGTGAAAAGGGTGCGTGAAAGCTTGGAAAGCTCCCTTAGGCGAAGGATCGAGCTGATTGAAAGCTATGCAAGA ATTTCTTCCATTATAGAAATTGAAGTAGAGATGGATTCAGATGTTCTTGCTGCTGAAGCAGCAGGCAATGCG GAAAGTATTGCTGAACAAATACAACAAATAATGGAGCTTGAAAATCTTGAGGAA AAATGGAAAATCCAAGCCGAGGCGAATGATGAAGCGGAAAGGCTTCTCAGTTCTGAATCCATAACTACAGAAAAGGTTTCAGAAAGATGA
- the LOC132603799 gene encoding uncharacterized protein LOC132603799 isoform X1 gives MTLCLFSPSFPRFSSFPSFYRFPNYYFLLSSSSSTTPFSKHLTTFSSPKIPNFRPKASLSEAEGENKVLDDELISRICACKYASEVLDIISEKTGKNGGVVSCNDCCFIISAAFDRCNADLALNVFDAMRSTFDPGTSVSDRGPSYDRWRWSRPDVTTYTLLVRGLATQLRVSDALKIIANVCRVGISSSEEVLFGKVVRCPTCMIAVTVAQPQDGIQVVSCSKCRYQYELVSGNIISIESEEISMDISAWRRGLRFLPIKQNIPAAVHSIVVETPSGMARTHRFATETVDLPAQEGERVTIAVAAPPYVYREVGPLKLNPKAPNVYPGEPLCLTNHRDGRESPLLRAPKKDKSPSLLNPSILIPLLAVFATGDAASGMIDPNLPQIITVAAVSSITLGATLNRLVFPQFSKLPQRLVDTLAIRQQLLSQYDVLQSRIKELKESAENEVWMLARMCQLENKIFAVGEPAYRARRSRVKRVRESLESSLRRRIELIESYARISSIIEIEVEMDSDVLAAEAAGNAESIAEQIQQIMELENLEEKWKIQAEANDEAERLLSSESITTEKVSER, from the exons ATGACTCTCTGcttgttttctccttcttttcccCGTTTCTcttctttcccttccttttaCCGTTTTCCAAATTACTATTTTctcctctcttcttcttcttctactacCCCTTTCTCCAAACACCTCACTACTTTTTCTTCCCCAAAAATCCCTAACTTTAGGCCTAAAGCTTCGTTAAGTGAAGCTGAGGGTGAAAACAAGGTGTTagatgatgaattgattagtcGGATTTGCGCTTGCAAATATGCGAGTGAGGTGTTGGATATAATATCCGAAAAGACGGGGAAAAATGGTGGTGTTGTTAGTTGTAATGATTGCTGTTTCATTATTTCTGCTGCATTTGATCGTTGCAATGCTGACTTGGCACTTAATGTGTTCGATGCTATGCGTTCCACTTTTGATCCTG GGACATCTGTTTCAGACAGAGGCCCATCCTATGATAGATGGAGGTGGTCAAGGCCAGATGTTACTACATATACCTTGTTAGTTCGAGGACTTGCAACGCAGCTGAGGGTTTCAGATGCCCTTAAAATCATCGCCAATGTTTGTCGAGTGGGCATTTCTTCTAGTGAAGAG GTTCTCTTCGGCAAAGTTGTGCGATGTCCAACTTGCATGATTGCTGTTACTGTTGCTCAGCCACAAGATGGTATCCAG GTTGTGTCCTGTTCAAAATGCCGCTACCAGTATGAGCTTGTTTCAGGCAATATTATTAGTATAGAGTCAGAAGAAATTAG CATGGATATTTCTGCATGGAGAAGGGGACTAAGATTCCTGCCGATAAAGCAAAACATTCCAGCTGCTGTTCATTCGATTGTG GTGGAGACCCCATCTGGAATGGCACGAACACACAGATTTGCTACTGAAACAGTTGATCTTCCTGCACAAGAAGGCGAGAGAGTGACCATTGCTGTAGCAGCACCGCCATATGTTTACCGAGAGGTGGGTCCATTAAAGTTAAATCCAAAAGCTCCAAATGTTTACCCAGGAGAGCCTTTGTGCTTGACTAACCACAGAGATGGCCGTGAATCACCCTTACTAAGAGCACCCAAAAAAGATAAAAGCCCATCTTTGTTAAACCCTTCCATCCTGATTCCTCTTCTTGCTGTATTTGCCACTGGAGATGCTGCCTCTGGAATGATAGATCCCAACTTACCTCAGATTATAACGGTTGCTGCAGTTTCCTCAATCACTCTTGGGGCCACTTTAAACAGGCTGGTTTTCCCTCAATTCAGCAAG CTTCCTCAGAGATTAGTTGATACACTTGCCATCAGGCAGCAACTCTTATCTCAGTATGATGTGCTCCAATCACGGATAAAGGAGTTGAAAGAATCTGCTGAGAATGAG GTCTGGATGTTGGCTCGCATGTGCCAACTGGAAAACAAAATCTTTGCTGTTGGAGAACCTGCTTATCG GGCCCGGAGAAGTAGAGTGAAAAGGGTGCGTGAAAGCTTGGAAAGCTCCCTTAGGCGAAGGATCGAGCTGATTGAAAGCTATGCAAGA ATTTCTTCCATTATAGAAATTGAAGTAGAGATGGATTCAGATGTTCTTGCTGCTGAAGCAGCAGGCAATGCG GAAAGTATTGCTGAACAAATACAACAAATAATGGAGCTTGAAAATCTTGAGGAA AAATGGAAAATCCAAGCCGAGGCGAATGATGAAGCGGAAAGGCTTCTCAGTTCTGAATCCATAACTACAGAAAAGGTTTCAGAAAGATGA